TCTCGTTTTAGATATTCTGTAGGTAGACTTATTTTTTCAGTTTTTTCTGATATTTCAAAAACCGATATACAAAACCTAGGTCATCGTAAGTCACAGTTCGCATTTAAAGTACTATTTACCTAGTGAGAAAATGCTGAGACCTTGGaattttaaaaatgtaTTGCGACCTGCATGTTTTTTAAGCTCAGGTACCCATTTTTTTAAATCTATTGGGCGTTATTACACTACTGGAAATAATAACGATGGTCTAGATACATCTTCATCACCATCTATTCTTCCGATAACAAAACCATGGTATTTACAGGATCCAGCCCCTACTGAGCAAGGCAATAGTTTACTTAAAAAAGACTATATAAGATTTCCCGAAGAGCCTTATCCAAAGGTTTTGGATAGCATCACCAGTGTCTTACAAAAAAAGCTTGGGGCAACAAATATTATATGTTTTAACGCATTAAAAGCACACCGTCCATTGAATAGCACCGGTTATTTAGTATTAGCCACTGTTCAGTCAAAGAAGCATGGATCTAAAAGTGTTGTGGAATTAATGAAGTACTTGAAAACAGAATATGGTGTATATCCAACGAAAGAAGGAGGCCTCACAGCTCAGGAAATGCGCAAAAGAACCAGAAGAATGCAGAGATCAGGGAAGCTGGTAAAATCACAGTCAAATTATGCTGGACAGAGCGATTGGTATCTTGTGGATTGTAAGTTGAAGAGCAAACCGGACGAAAACGTCCATGTACATCTATTGACTGAAGAAAGAAGGAAGGAGTTAAATCTGGAGGAACTTTTCTGCACTGAAAAGGAGTATGAGTTATATTCTGTTCGACAAGATGCACCTCCAGAACCCGAAGACTCTAGTGAGCCTGATAATATTCTAGCTGCTCTGAAAAGTTTGGCGATGTCAAAATCAAGGCGATACTACTCTATGCAGGCCCACAAGACGGATAATATCTCGCTATACAATTCATTACTAATTCAAGATTTTCAGACGGCGAGAGAAACTGATGGCTCTTTAGAAGATGTTACCAATGCAATGGGTGAGCTTCCTGCTGATGTAATGAAAGACACGCAAAAATGGGTTGATATATTTGAGCATAAATGGTCTCTTACCAAGATTACAGATGTCGAGTGGGCATTGCGTTGGAAATTCTACGAATTTCTATATGCAAGCGATTTGCTTGCTTTTCAAAAAGCCCAACAAGAACATGTTGCTAATCTTCAGCCTTACAAGGACAAACTATCGGTTAGCTTAAAAAAGTTATTTGGGTACTTTACCCTCAAGCAGTCAATGGGGGGTATTCTCAATCGGGAAGAGCTTAGTTCCTTCATGAATCTTTTGAACAAAGAAATACAGACAGTGGAGCCTGAGTATGAGGCCGTTGCATCAAACTATAATAAAATGGTGGTGGATGTACTATCCCTCTATAGACAACATGATCCCGAAGTCATGAAGGATGAGCGAATTATTCTACGTGTATTGCGAACAATGGTGAGCTCCAAAATGAAGATGCATGCATTATACCAGTACGTTTTCTACATCACCGAATCCAATATGGACACTAGGAGTGTCATTCTACTTTGCATCGAATTATTTTGCAAGAACAAGGACTGGCATAAGCTGTTTCCCCTTTACTTTAATCGTTGGATTCCTAATCACTATGAGGATGAGTTGGTGTGGACAACTTTTTTCAGACATTTGCTGCAGGAGGGTGACTATGCTGTATGGTTAAGTGTACTAGAAGAAGGTTTACTGCTTTGGTTAAAGCGTTATAATATAGACCTTAATGCTCATCATGAACTGCGAGACCTCGTTTTAGAGCTACTAAAAAAGGTTGACCCTACCTCAGAACGCTATATTGAGTTAAGGAGCGATCTATCACTTATCTAAATTGCATATATAGCACTTGTATAAATAAACCGACAAATTCATTACATATTATCCATATTAAGATTTTTATTGAGGTATTCTGTAAAAAGAGGCACAATCCTATCATTTTCTATGCCTCTTAACCTGTTAAGTTGTACAAATTGTCTTCTTATTCTTTGGAGATGTGCCATGCTAATACGATCGCTTGATAATTCGACAAAACAGCATGCAGGGTCGTTGATATCATTCTCATCAGAGACAATTACCCGAATGAGTCCCGATACAACATTGGACTTTATATAGTCCATAATTCGACGTACAACTTTTTGCGTTTCGCCATCTAAAACTTGAACTTGGTTCATCTGGGCGGCTGGTTTCATCATTGTCGCACCACTAGGTTTTAAGCTTTGTAGCAGTTTCTCGACCTCGCGATTTGAATCATCTTTAAATAGCATTGGAAACAATACATGGTATATTTCTTGCTCTATGTTACCCTCTAACTTATCGACTCCCGCTAATATAGAGAATAACGGCGAGTCCCATCGCGCCGAAGGATTTGGCTCCTCATATCTCTGGACTAGTTGGTTAAGAAGTCCCGTTTCCCAAGAATCTTCCTTATTCCGGTTTGAATTCCAGTTAAACAATTGATCCTTTGGTGCAAGACAGTGTACCAAACAATATGTTGTCCGGCTATTTTTTACTTCACAATGCAGTTGGTATCGAAAACCTTTTATATAATTCAGAGAATCCACTATAACAACACATGTTCGCGACAGGTCCCGCTTCACTACGGACATGATTTTTGATCTTGCACTTTTCTCCCCATGAGAGGTAGTATAATCTGCATGTCGTAAACCCAGTGTTTCATCAGAATGGTATTTAACAGTGTAGTCAGCAAGCGTGGATTCGGCTTCAATTTTAGCCTCCAGCAGCTGTTTCAATTTTAACGCATATGTAGTTTTTCCACTACCAGGAAAACCGGTAAATAGCACCAGTGGCATTGTATTTGTTATTTATCACTTGTACGTTACTATATGGAGACGCGATGTTCACGATGAGGTACGGAATTTTTTTCATCCAGGGACATTTTTAATTGGCCCGGTAAGAAGTTAGAGTTGTCGACAATAATTAAAACTACAATCCTAGATCGATACAACTCTGAAAGACGCCTAGTGATGATGAAACAAGTATTTGTACCTCGTGCTACATTTCCTGTGTATAGAATGCCGATCACCGATTACCAAGTCCTCCACGTGAACGCTATTACGCGAATACGccatcttcttcctcaAATGAACTTGATTCTAGAAGTAAGAGATAGCAGGGCTCCGCTAAGCACCAGCAATATACTACTTGAGCATATTAAACGGCGTTTTAACTGTGAACGCCTTATTATTTATTCAAAGCAGGATAAGTGCCCTAAACAAACACTTAACACCCTTCGCGCTTGGCATAAAGCATCAGGTGATGAATTTATGATGATTGACTGCGCAAATACCCGGGATATAAAAGCGCTTAATGAAGTGCTGAAGAACAAATATGATATTTGTGCTGGCTTAAATAACAAGGGACCTCCTCTAGGTTACCGCGTTCTTGTTGCAGGAATGCCAAATGTAGGTAAGTCTACACTGATAAACTCACTTCGTTCACTACAAGACCCATCGATGAAAAGAAAAGTCGCTAAGACTGGTGGTCTCCCAGGTGTGACCAGGTCCACTAGTGAATGCATTCGTGTATCTGATCACAAAGCTGGGATCCTTATTCATGATACACCTGGCATCACATTACCCGGGCATCTATCTACTCCGAAACGAGTGCTTGCATTACTGCTTGCAGGCTGTATACCATCATCCTTAGTCATGCCCTACATCCAAGCAGACTATTTATTATATCTCATCAACCTTCAGCAGAATGGCAAAGCTCCATATGGAAAGTATACAAATGGAAGGCCAACCAATGATTTGGATTTCGTGTTAAGTGGTTTAAAGAAAGCTCGAGGCATTTCAAATGATTCTACGGCAGCTGAACACTGGATTTCTGAATTTCGAAATGTGAAGAATAATTCAATACCTATCACATTTGATTTGGAGACCCTTTTGCCCAGCTCAGCATTCTCCTACCTGGAACACTTGTCCTTTCAGTTAAAGGCATCTAGCAGATTTTTAGACTCCATAACTATTCCACCTGATATGAAAAAGAGTGGAAAGCTTGCTCGAAACAGTAACCAGCTTTTTGGTATCTAAGACAACACTTTAGCGGTGCGGAGGGGTTAAAAGAGAAATCTTAGTACATGTTACCCGGACTGAAGATCTTAAGCAAAAAATTGAAGCCTTTTTTGTCAAGCTTTTACCACGCCGGTAATGTGAACCAACGGTTGTGAAAAAGCATAAAAAGGAGATAAAGGCATTCAGTGACGATGGCAAGACCAGTGCCGATTCAACCGGGTCCTCTGCATAGTCGGGTGGCAATTGCACCGAACCTGCAGACGGAGCGGAAGAGCGAAAGTGGGATGACTATTCGTACTTCGCGACACTGGGTTCTTCCGCCAAGGCCAAAGCCCGGACGGAAGCCTAGCTGTGCTGGAAGAGGATCGGGAGCTATTGGGGCAGTTGTTCAGCCCAATTTAGGCGAGCGGTCGACATCCGTAACATGTTCTAGTGCTACGGGCATAACATCGGTAGCCGAAAAGAAAAAGACGAAGAAGAGTTCTAAGAGTGTTTTACGTCGTGAAATTACTCACCTGAAACACGAGAATACAAAGCTGAAGAAAGAGTTAGGGCGTTTAGTGGGAAGTTTGCAAGATTTAAAGTGTAAATTTAGCTCGTCCGAGAATGCGGTTGTTGATGCGGTAGATAAGGTAAAGGACAACGAAGGTGCACGGAAGCGATCTTTCGTTGACGATTCAACGGACGCATTTTTGAAGTTTGAGGATGAAGACGCCGATCCGAGTCTTAGCTCTCTTGCGGGCTCGGCATGTGTGTCAACGTCGCTGCCAATTGTTCGTATGGCGCAGGCGCTGTCATTTAGCTCTGCAACAAGCCTTACAGATGATGAAGAGATCGGATCAACACCATCTTCACTTTTTTCAAGCGATCTACAAGGTATTACAGTACCTTCCTCGCTTACGACGTCTATGATAACTCCCAGTTCCTTTAGTGGTAGCCATCAAGCACATAGCAGtccatcatcatcatcttcttcgTCACTATCCAAACCAATGACTATCCGTGGAAGTGGAAACTGTACAATTTCTGCACTACCCCTTCCATCCGAAACAGTGACGTTTGTTGATGACTATGAGCGTCAAACTTTTTATAAAAAGCATGCGGGGACGCTGTTGGGCCGCGATGACACAGCGGCTGCTTCCAACGACGAATTCCAACTGCGAATGCTGCCTCTAGATACAACCGACGACCTGATACCGCTTAATGCAattaaagaagaagacgaCATCTTACCGGTTACTTCAGATCAACAGGATATTGAAGGCACGAGTATACTGCATTGTTTAAAGACTCATGTTGGTACGCCGCAAGACGACGAGCCTGTAGAGGTGTCGCTGGCAGTGCCAGTAATAATGGGAGACGAAAGGGATGGGGAAACTTTGATAGCCTCAGATGCTAGGGTTCCCGTAGGAGTCACCTTGGCTGAATTATTGGAAGAGCAAGGCGAAGGCGACTGTGACTCAAAACTTATTGGACCACTTCATGATAGTTATTATAAACTATGAACCTGAAGGGGAGGTATTTGTTTCGAGctatttattaaaaatcCATGGCCCATGAACATTCTAATATTTCCTAATTATATTATGGCCTAAGGTGTTAACCATTTTATTGGCTCACTTTTACTCCCCCGTACCTGTTTTAATTTACAAACCAGTCATTCCACCTCTACATTGGACGATATTTTAATATTCTCACTGCTGCTTATATTCATATCCAATTCTTTTTAACGAGTCACGACTATTATTTATTATGCTTTACTATTTTATCCGCCAATATTCCAATCTATGTACACATTCTTATACAACTGTAATTTCATCCACATGACATTGAAAGATATTCACCCTGTTACTGTAGTAAAGCCTAGATGGTACCACAATATCACGTAATAACTCCTGAACCTCTTGTATCGTAATGTGATTTAGATTTTGGAGCTTACCCGTGATCAGATCTTGCATCTTGAAGTACTTTTCTTGATCTATCATGGACTTGTTAATCATTTTTATTACGCGACCTTTTTCCCGCTTTTCATCAAAATTGCTTTGGAGTAGGCCTTTTTTTATATTCCACCACTTGACAGCTTGTACCTTCTTAATTGAAAGATAACGTAGCTGTCTTGGTAGTATTATTTTATTCAAATCTATTGTGATTGCGCAGTTTTCCAACTTCAATACTAGGCAGTTCTCCCATTTTGTAAAGTTAATCTCCACTATAGCCTTTTGTAGCCCTAGTACTTCTATTTCACGAATACGTTTTCTCACAGTATAAGGTATCATATGACCAGGATTATCACGGTGACCCCTTAAATTGATTAACTTCCTTAGTAAGAAATCTGATCGTACTCTTATGCAACGAAGGTACCTTATTTGTTCCATATGGGATATCAAGTATTTTATTGATTCATGCAGATGACCCTCAGAAATAAGTTCCTCTTGTGTTAAAGTCACCAAAATCACAGAGTCCAGGTATTGCTGGGGCAGGCTTTGACATAATAATTTACAGTTCTTTAGTAATCCAAGGTCTAGACTTGTAGTTGTGAATTCATTATTGTCATCCGCTATTCCTTGGGGACTTTTACATATTATCCATGAAGCATATTCCCTTGGTGTGTACCAGACTTGTAGTACATCTTCCCTATTATCAAATGCTGCAAGGTAAGGATCTCCATCGTCAAGTTCAATCCAGTGCATCTTTGATAACCCGGACTCGTATAAAAGGTTTATACGTAAATAATCCAACACTATGCAATCGTATCTCAAACATGGTGTGTAGCTTAACCATCGAGGAATAAAATCATTTAGATATTCATAATGAGCTAAATAAAACGTAAACCTCTCTTCTTGCAGTTTCCATTGTTCAGGTGTGTCTATTCTAACCCGCGGACCGGTTGAGAGCGGATCTAAACAAGTAAATTGCCCAAGCAAATGCTTATAAACTTCAAGCCTAATATCAATTGGTAAATTAAGGAATAATATGACATCAAACATTACATGCATCTAATTAATCTGGTCATTCTAACCGTATGTAAGTTCTTGAGCTCAGCATGTAAGCCAACGCGTCAGGTAAAATCCGGATTGATGAGTTTAACTTTCTGAAATTGAGTTGGTGGTTACAACACAATAAGGTATTTAACCATATATGTAATAAAACTCATTAAGGAGTCTATAATTACTATGGATATTTTGGACAAATTGAAAATAGACTTGAAGCTATGGGAGCGCAACTTTGCTGAGTTAAATGGAAGGTCGCCAGGTAAAGAtgatattaaaaataatcCAGATATAAAGATAAAGTATAAAACGTATGCTAGTCTCAAAAAAAACGGTGTTAATGTTAACTATAAAGATAATGCTTCTGCGAGAGAGCATTTCACACCTAGAAGAGATATTCAATCAGAATTAGGTCCTACGCCTCAGATATATGGTACGGTGCTGAGCTTATTTGAGATGAGCATGTCACCAGAGAAGCAAATAGGGCAATTTACTTCAAGGGTTAACGAAGATACAATAGAATCCCCTATAAATACCCTTCCTGTATTGTCTGAAAAGCCAGTAAAAAGACAACTGGACTTTTCTATGCCAACTCCTCATTCTCCagagaagaagataatAGATGAGGCTCCAGTATTAGAACCAGCTAACACAGACGCTAAGGGTACTTATGGACCTAATTCTCCACTCAAATTTGATAACGATGTGGCATTGAAATTATCTAAAACTCCAGCAAAAGTGGCGCATCACAAGATTATGGGTACTAGCCCATCGCCGCTAATAAAGAGGCCTGCCAAGTCTCTGTCTCAATTAGCCAAAGAACACGAAACGATCCTACAAGAAATGAATTCCATTGGTGAGCAAAGTATTTCTCGTAACTTAGGTTTTGTATTACAGCAAGAGCTAGCCGAAAAgaatgaagaagacgaaAATAATCCAACTGTTAAAGTGTCGAAAAGAAGGAGGAAGAATAAAGTGGGAGTTGCATTAGAAACAATTAAAGAAGCCCCTAAAGGGAGCGTTCATGACGAGTTAGCTAAACTGAAGCGTAAAGCCGTAAATCAGTTCATGGGTTTTGAAGATAATGAGGATGATTCTTTCGAAGACAACAAAGCACAACCGAAGGAAGCCTCTAAGGTAAAGAAACGCAAGAACCGAAAATACAAAGTCGTTAGCGATAACTTTGTAAGGCTCAAATTGCCCAAGAAGAACCGCGGTGGTCCAAGATGGAGACGGAGATAGATGTCAGTATTCACCGGCTAAAATATCGGTTAAACTAATGAAGAAAAATAATTCCCCAAATCTATCAAATATGTTTACATATAATTGACTTAATGACTTTATATCGCGTTAAAATTTATTTGGAAATCAACTTGCTAGTAACTGTAGCATTCCCTCAATCCTCTGTGCCTCTTTCGCCTTATGAATTTCATGTCTAACTTTATTCCTAACCGAGATAATCATTTCCTCTAAGACTGGAGATTTCTCGATCATCCCTCCATATAGTTCTAAAACCACAGCTATCCAGTCTGCGACGACTGGTGCGCTCCTAACGTCTTCAATTCCCTTTAAACACCAATTCAATAGCGGTTCTAGTGATGTTTCGTCTCTGCCATACAAGGCGACACGAATCTTTCCACGCTTGCGCAACTCCTGTAAAACAGTTAATGTTAATTCTTTTGCCATACCTGGAATAAATGCACTATCTAAAGCCTCTGCCCATTTGAACTGATTCAAATTCTTTTCGAATAGTCGTAGTCTAGGCTGCTGTTTAGGCTTATCATTATGGATAATGTGCTCTTCGTCTCCTTTGTATTCGGAACCCCTCATCATTCTCTGGAAATTGCCGCTCTTTTGCGCTTTGCCCATAACAGATGCTTCTAAATTAACGTCCCCATCCTCGCTTAGCGTTGGTTTCTTTGTTTTCTTATTCGTTCTAACCGCTAGCAATCCTGATGAAAGGCCAGCAACTAAGTGCGTGTTACCTTTGGCTTCACCTGGAGAAACAGCGCAACTTAAAACTGCAGAACTAAATTTCCAGCCGAATTTGACGGAAAAATTGTCCAAAGGATCAAACACCTTGACGTGGCCATCTAAGGACGATGCTAAGAGACATGAGCTCATTGGAGCAGAGCTCGCCATGTTCACGTAATCTAGACATGTTACAGTCCTAGCGAAGTTATTACGCTGGCATAGAAGGTTTAAGTTGGTCAGGTCCCATACCTTAAAGCCATTTCCTCCACACGAAACAAGTTGTGTGGGAGATGTTGCTATAGTAGATTCCACTGGTGCCTCATGGTTAAGAGTATTGATAGGTTGAGTAGATTTTACTCTGGAATCATAGAGCCTAACAACTCCATCGTATGATCCTGTGACAACGAGATGTGGAGCGGCTGGAACAAAACTTACCGAGCGCACATAATCTGAAGCTCCTGTTAATTCTAGAGTAGGTTCGTAAGAGTGAGATATATCCCAGAGTCTTACAACTCTGTCATCGCTTGCAGTGACCAGGGTCTTATTATCTACAGCATGAAATTTGGTCACGTGAGTAGGATGCGACGAAGCCTTTATGGACACCAAAAGGTTACGTGGATTGTAGCTATCGTACACAGAAACCAAACCTGTTGCATCACCCGCAACTAACATCTTACCGTCGGAGCGAAAAGTAGCAGAGTAGACCACATCTTTAAACTGAGAAAACGTCTTGCTTACCTGTCTTGTACGCGAAGAAAACAGCTGAACCCTAGTAGATGATGTGACTGCAAAGTCATGAGGATGCCTTGGATTAAACGAAATGTGAGTAACAGCATTATGTTCCTTAACCAACTGTGTAGAAGAATATTGGCGCCAATATCTTTGTTCAGGTGTGGTTTGTTGTGGAAGAACGGGAGCCTTTAATGGCGTAATTCTAGGTCTAGCAGATGACATTATTCCAGCTAGATCACCAAAGAATCTTGAATGAAACAGCAAAAACTCTCAATCAGCTTTCTGTTCAACGCATCGAGAGATGGAATGAGCATTTCATTTAGGTCGGAGGTTAAAAATTTTGACCTTTAGTATATAATGATATATGTCACGTTACCGATGTCGTGAGCTCCGTAAAGGTAAAAAAGGTTGAATACGTGCAGGACTCTGTAAATGATAATCCCGCTTAATCGCCATAACATGTATGCAGCAATACTGCTAATTCAAGACCTTCAATTTCTTTTGTCTGAATATGGTTTTTGCCTGTATACTAATATCAACGAGCATACTGACGCCAGGATTGGCATAAATATTCAGAGCTATCACTGACATAATAACCGTCCTCCATTCACCATATATATTTTAAGAAAATTCTGATTTATGATGCACAATATTCAAACCTGATCTACAATGCATTTCTTACAAGTTATAGGATTGTTTTCGATTCTTTTGATGGAACAACGCGTTTTAATCTTTTTTAGCCTTACAATTTAGGACATGGGAAGAAATCCTGCTTTATTAGATAGACATAAAAGGTAGCACCCACTTTTATAATAACCAGAAGAAGCAAAAAGCAGAGGATATAATAGGTATCCTATATAGAAACTGTAGATAATTGCAACGGTACTAAACCTTTGCATTATCTCCAGATCTTACAAATTAGCTAAATGCAGCTATCTCGTGTATAGTGAGGTTTATTTCAATTATAAGGGAGCTGAGTTTCGTAACGTTCTCATAGTTAAAGTAACTATACTTCATGTATTGTAAGTTGATTATAAAACGTTAAGGTTCAATGGGTTCAATTCACTTGGAAAACACTTTGGTTTCACAACCTTCAGTCAAGCAAAACTTCACCACACATTTGTCCTACGATGCAGCTTCCAACAGCATTGCATACCCCTCGGGCAAATCAGCTATCATAAGGTCTTTAGATAATAATTCTATAATTCAATTTACAGGACATGGTACTTCATTAGTTACAGTTGTGAGATTTTGTTCAAAGATAGGGTCTAACATTATGTGTTCAGGTGACGATTCAGGTAAGGTTATAGTGTGGAGTTATTCTAGCGACGCCGATACCTATGGTGTATTCGAGACAAAAGCTCTTTCAGAATTTCAAGTTTTATCGGGACCCATCACAGACATTTCATGGGATTTTGAGGGGAGTAGATTATGTGTTGTGGGTGATGGTCGTGACAAATTTGGAGCATTTATTACCTGTGATACTGGTAATTCGTTAGGAGAAGTTCTGGGACATTCCGCTAGAGTTAATGCTTGCCACTTCAAACAAAGTAGACCTATGAGAGCTATGACAGTGGGTTATAACGGGAAGGTTGTGTTTTATAAGGGACCTCCATTTCGTTTTGCTTCGAGTGATACACATCATGGTCAGGGAATGTTTGTTCGGGACGTGAAATTCTCTCCTGGAATTGGAAAGTACGCTGTCAGCGTTGGCAGCGATAGGAAAATTGTTGTATACAATGGCACTACTGGGGAATTTATTAAGTACCTTGAGGATAAAACTGAAGGCTGTAGTGGTTTGTTTGCCTTGGCATGGGTTGACGAAGGTGATGCATCCACTCGATTTGCAACTGTGAGTGCCGATGGCTATGTGAGACTTTGGGACGTTGAAAGTGGAAAGCTATTGCAAAAATGGCGAGTAGGTACTAAAACTTTAGATCAGCAAGTTGGCATAGCTATTACTAAAAACCATGAGATATTGTCTTTGTCTCTGGATGGATCTATCTCAATATTCAAGATTGACAAAGGTGAACCCATTAAAAAGCTTGTTGGTCATAATAAAGGCGTAACAACATTGGCTGTGAACCCCTTAGTTACTGCATCCTACGATGGAGCCGTATTCAAATGGTCTAAGGAAGGCTTACCAACTATGACCTGCGGGCATTCTAACAAGGTCATTTCGATTGAGAATTACGACGAAACCACTACTACTGTTTCCTGGGATAATACTCTAAAAGTTTCGGGCAAGGTACAATACAATTTTACAGAACAGCCCAGAATCTCTCATACATATAAGGGCTCTGTAGCAGTGGTGACAGAGAGCGGTAATTTAATGCTATTGGACTCTTTAAATGGGAAATTAGTGGGAGAGCGGAACTTAAACCAATCAGTTACTGCTGTGACGTTAAGAAATAAATACTTAGCTGTGGGGTACGAAACATCTAATGTTATAGAGGTATTCTCGGCAGGTAACCTCAACGAAAGTTTTGTCCTTCCAACCACGTTGCGTGCCACTCCATCAGCGTTGTCATTATCGCTATCGGAACATTATCTAGCTGCCGGTGATACAACAGGGAAAATAGTATTGTATGACTTGGAAACGAAAACCGTCAAGACCTCCCGTTGGTCATTTCATACAGGTAAAATAACATCAATGGCTTGGCGCCCCGATGAGGAGGAAGAGGACTATGTTGCTACAGTCTCTTTAGATACCCATATCTTTATCTACTCAGTAAAGAAGCCAATGAAAGTGATAAAAAAACTCAATGCACATAAGGATGGTATAAACCATGTTGAGTGGGAATCTCCAACCAATATTGTAACGGCTGGAGCAGATGCATGCGTTAACAATTGGAATGTCACATTCCCTTAAACAAACAGTATcaagaaaaacaaaaattaCACCAAAAAAAACTAATCTCTGAATCAATTAGACAAAGCGCGCAATTATATGCCGTGTAATCCCCTAATCAACAGCAGTAGGCTTGTATAGAGACCTGCAATTTGTATTACTGTATTCCTTAAACGATAGTATACTGTTACGTAAAGAAGTCACCTCATACGAAACCCGTACTTGAAGTTTACTATATGAGAGATCTATAACATACTGTACA
The Eremothecium sinecaudum strain ATCC 58844 chromosome II, complete sequence DNA segment above includes these coding regions:
- the SLD2 gene encoding Sld2p (Syntenic homolog of Ashbya gossypii ABL045W; Syntenic homolog of Saccharomyces cerevisiae YKL108W (SLD2)); translation: MDILDKLKIDLKLWERNFAELNGRSPGKDDIKNNPDIKIKYKTYASLKKNGVNVNYKDNASAREHFTPRRDIQSELGPTPQIYGTVLSLFEMSMSPEKQIGQFTSRVNEDTIESPINTLPVLSEKPVKRQLDFSMPTPHSPEKKIIDEAPVLEPANTDAKGTYGPNSPLKFDNDVALKLSKTPAKVAHHKIMGTSPSPLIKRPAKSLSQLAKEHETILQEMNSIGEQSISRNLGFVLQQELAEKNEEDENNPTVKVSKRRRKNKVGVALETIKEAPKGSVHDELAKLKRKAVNQFMGFEDNEDDSFEDNKAQPKEASKVKKRKNRKYKVVSDNFVRLKLPKKNRGGPRWRRR
- the UTP15 gene encoding snoRNA-binding rRNA-processing protein UTP15 (Syntenic homolog of Ashbya gossypii ABL044C; Syntenic homolog of Saccharomyces cerevisiae YMR093W (UTP15)), whose amino-acid sequence is MSSARPRITPLKAPVLPQQTTPEQRYWRQYSSTQLVKEHNAVTHISFNPRHPHDFAVTSSTRVQLFSSRTRQVSKTFSQFKDVVYSATFRSDGKMLVAGDATGLVSVYDSYNPRNLLVSIKASSHPTHVTKFHAVDNKTLVTASDDRVVRLWDISHSYEPTLELTGASDYVRSVSFVPAAPHLVVTGSYDGVVRLYDSRVKSTQPINTLNHEAPVESTIATSPTQLVSCGGNGFKVWDLTNLNLLCQRNNFARTVTCLDYVNMASSAPMSSCLLASSLDGHVKVFDPLDNFSVKFGWKFSSAVLSCAVSPGEAKGNTHLVAGLSSGLLAVRTNKKTKKPTLSEDGDVNLEASVMGKAQKSGNFQRMMRGSEYKGDEEHIIHNDKPKQQPRLRLFEKNLNQFKWAEALDSAFIPGMAKELTLTVLQELRKRGKIRVALYGRDETSLEPLLNWCLKGIEDVRSAPVVADWIAVVLELYGGMIEKSPVLEEMIISVRNKVRHEIHKAKEAQRIEGMLQLLAS
- the AIP1 gene encoding Aip1p (Syntenic homolog of Ashbya gossypii ABL043W; Syntenic homolog of Saccharomyces cerevisiae YMR092C (AIP1)) — its product is MGSIHLENTLVSQPSVKQNFTTHLSYDAASNSIAYPSGKSAIIRSLDNNSIIQFTGHGTSLVTVVRFCSKIGSNIMCSGDDSGKVIVWSYSSDADTYGVFETKALSEFQVLSGPITDISWDFEGSRLCVVGDGRDKFGAFITCDTGNSLGEVLGHSARVNACHFKQSRPMRAMTVGYNGKVVFYKGPPFRFASSDTHHGQGMFVRDVKFSPGIGKYAVSVGSDRKIVVYNGTTGEFIKYLEDKTEGCSGLFALAWVDEGDASTRFATVSADGYVRLWDVESGKLLQKWRVGTKTLDQQVGIAITKNHEILSLSLDGSISIFKIDKGEPIKKLVGHNKGVTTLAVNPLVTASYDGAVFKWSKEGLPTMTCGHSNKVISIENYDETTTTVSWDNTLKVSGKVQYNFTEQPRISHTYKGSVAVVTESGNLMLLDSLNGKLVGERNLNQSVTAVTLRNKYLAVGYETSNVIEVFSAGNLNESFVLPTTLRATPSALSLSLSEHYLAAGDTTGKIVLYDLETKTVKTSRWSFHTGKITSMAWRPDEEEEDYVATVSLDTHIFIYSVKKPMKVIKKLNAHKDGINHVEWESPTNIVTAGADACVNNWNVTFP